From one Treponema denticola genomic stretch:
- a CDS encoding M18 family aminopeptidase, translated as MKKAEALMKFIDKSPSVYHAIKNAGEFLEAKGFVHLNREDSFELKPQGRYFVTNNGSALIAWQMPKSGNAENGFRIVGSHSDSPTFRIKPNPEIKVNNHYLKLNTEGYGGVILSTWFDRPLSAAGRVIIKTGDLLKPEVKLINFDKNLLTIPSLAIHMNREINDGYKFNKQKDTLPLIALINEKLEEKGFLMNLIAEEAGVTVDKILDFDLYLYDRQPGCFIGAKNEFFSVGRIDNLGMACASIDALGDALPSNFVQVAAIFDNEEVGSRTAQGAGSPFLHDTLQRIIVSTSKGNAFEELQKALAKSFLISADQAHALHPNYTEKNDITNFPLMNKGPAIKVAASMSYTTDGISAAIFRDICARAKVPCQNFVNRSDMAGGSTIGPISVSNLNIKSVDIGNPILGMHSVRELGGTDDQEYITKAFAEFYK; from the coding sequence ATGAAAAAAGCGGAAGCATTGATGAAGTTCATCGACAAAAGCCCATCGGTTTACCATGCAATAAAAAATGCAGGCGAATTTTTAGAAGCAAAGGGCTTTGTTCATTTAAACAGAGAAGACAGCTTTGAGTTAAAGCCTCAAGGAAGATATTTTGTAACAAATAACGGAAGCGCTTTAATAGCATGGCAAATGCCCAAGTCCGGCAATGCCGAAAACGGCTTTAGGATTGTAGGAAGCCACAGCGATTCCCCTACTTTCCGCATAAAGCCCAATCCCGAAATTAAGGTAAACAATCACTATTTAAAACTAAACACCGAAGGTTACGGAGGGGTAATCCTTTCAACATGGTTTGACAGACCTCTTTCGGCTGCAGGAAGGGTTATCATCAAAACCGGAGACCTTTTAAAACCTGAAGTAAAACTTATCAACTTCGATAAAAACCTTTTGACAATTCCGAGCCTTGCCATTCACATGAATAGGGAGATAAATGACGGCTATAAATTCAACAAGCAAAAAGACACCCTCCCCCTAATCGCTTTAATAAACGAAAAACTTGAAGAAAAGGGCTTTTTGATGAACCTTATCGCCGAAGAAGCCGGAGTAACGGTTGACAAGATTTTGGACTTTGACCTCTACCTCTATGACAGACAGCCCGGCTGCTTTATCGGAGCAAAGAACGAGTTTTTCTCCGTAGGAAGAATAGACAACCTTGGAATGGCCTGTGCCTCCATCGATGCCCTAGGCGATGCCCTTCCTTCAAACTTTGTGCAGGTTGCCGCTATCTTTGACAACGAAGAAGTCGGCTCAAGGACAGCCCAAGGAGCGGGCAGCCCCTTCCTCCACGATACATTGCAAAGAATAATCGTAAGCACCTCAAAGGGAAATGCCTTTGAAGAATTGCAAAAAGCCTTGGCAAAATCCTTTTTAATCTCTGCGGATCAGGCACATGCCCTTCATCCCAACTATACGGAAAAAAACGATATTACAAACTTCCCGCTTATGAACAAGGGGCCCGCAATTAAGGTCGCCGCTTCTATGAGCTATACTACCGACGGTATATCGGCTGCAATCTTTAGGGATATCTGTGCAAGGGCGAAGGTTCCATGCCAAAACTTCGTAAACCGCTCCGATATGGCCGGCGGCTCGACGATAGGCCCGATTTCCGTTTCTAACCTTAACATAAAGAGTGTCGATATCGGAAACCCCATCTTAGGTATGCATTCGGTGCGGGAATTGGGAGGCACCGACGATCAGGAATATATTACAAAGGCCTTTGCAGAATTTTACAAATAA
- a CDS encoding formylglycine-generating enzyme family protein: MKKTLVIFLAVLLVSVLSCTNPFLKKMLVEDDTVKPDLDSFEDAGDFVKIIPPANGIAGVEPDPATLPGNEAKWKGVFIAGRKVKLSPYKLGKTEVTYKLWKEVYDWATEKGYQFAHPGTKGSSGTGNDKEQPVTKVSWRDCIVWCNAYTEMKMDENECVYRKSDSTVLKDSRDSAGAACDAAYADMKKRGFRLPTEAEWEYAARWQGSVETNAVQYGDVWLTKLYSASGATDKWDTTETGEVAWYSGNSGSKTNPVGKKRKNALGLHDMSGNVLELCFDWYNDNPASNDNAYTSEGIVTDPQGAALGNRRVVRGGFCSESAKNCTVGLRNHSTPYGKGDALGFRVACRP, encoded by the coding sequence ATGAAAAAGACTTTAGTTATATTTTTAGCGGTACTTTTGGTATCGGTTTTATCTTGTACAAACCCTTTTTTAAAAAAGATGTTGGTTGAGGATGATACAGTAAAGCCCGATCTAGACTCTTTTGAAGATGCAGGCGACTTTGTAAAAATAATCCCGCCTGCAAACGGCATCGCAGGCGTTGAGCCTGACCCCGCTACCTTACCCGGAAATGAAGCTAAGTGGAAGGGCGTATTTATTGCCGGCCGCAAAGTAAAATTAAGCCCCTACAAGCTGGGCAAGACAGAGGTAACCTATAAACTTTGGAAAGAAGTCTATGATTGGGCTACTGAAAAAGGGTATCAGTTTGCTCATCCGGGGACAAAAGGCAGTTCCGGAACCGGAAATGACAAAGAACAACCTGTAACTAAAGTAAGCTGGCGGGACTGCATTGTGTGGTGTAATGCCTATACGGAAATGAAGATGGATGAAAATGAATGCGTATACCGCAAAAGCGATTCTACCGTATTAAAAGACTCAAGGGACTCAGCCGGGGCTGCTTGCGATGCTGCCTATGCCGATATGAAGAAAAGAGGCTTTCGCCTTCCAACCGAAGCCGAATGGGAGTATGCTGCCCGCTGGCAGGGAAGTGTAGAAACAAATGCGGTTCAATACGGCGATGTATGGCTGACCAAACTGTACAGTGCAAGCGGAGCAACAGACAAGTGGGACACGACTGAAACGGGAGAGGTTGCATGGTATTCTGGTAATTCAGGTAGTAAAACCAATCCTGTAGGAAAAAAACGGAAGAATGCTCTCGGTTTACATGACATGTCAGGAAATGTCTTGGAATTGTGTTTTGATTGGTATAATGATAACCCTGCGTCAAACGATAACGCTTATACGAGTGAAGGTATTGTTACCGATCCCCAAGGTGCCGCATTGGGCAATCGGCGTGTTGTACGAGGCGGTTTTTGCAGCGAGAGTGCGAAGAACTGCACTGTAGGGCTACGGAACCACAGCACCCCTTATGGGAAGGGCGACGCTCTCGGCTTCCGTGTGGCTTGCCGGCCGTGA
- a CDS encoding electron transport complex protein RnfA, with protein sequence MPETLSIFLSAILVKNVVLMRFLALCPFIGMSSDVKKSVGMGWAVLFVTLLATAVTYPIYNYVLIGNLEFLQTLIFILVIASLVQLVEFYLKKAAPALYSSMGVYLALITTNCAILAVTIDAIDEGYTFVQALVHAAGSALGFMISLLLLAGLRQRIDNAPVPKFLKGTPILFIAAALLSMAFGGFAGLI encoded by the coding sequence ATGCCCGAAACACTTAGTATTTTTCTTTCTGCAATTCTTGTAAAAAATGTAGTTTTAATGCGGTTTTTAGCCCTTTGCCCCTTTATAGGAATGTCCTCCGACGTAAAAAAATCGGTAGGCATGGGCTGGGCCGTACTCTTCGTTACCCTTTTGGCCACAGCCGTAACCTATCCCATATACAATTACGTATTGATAGGAAACCTCGAATTCCTTCAGACCCTTATCTTTATCTTGGTAATTGCAAGCTTGGTTCAGCTGGTAGAATTCTACCTAAAAAAAGCGGCTCCGGCTCTTTACAGCTCGATGGGAGTTTATTTGGCTCTGATTACGACAAACTGTGCAATCCTTGCAGTTACAATCGATGCCATTGATGAAGGCTATACATTTGTACAAGCCCTTGTTCATGCGGCAGGTTCGGCCTTAGGCTTTATGATTTCGCTCCTGCTTTTAGCAGGTTTAAGGCAAAGAATAGATAATGCCCCCGTTCCGAAATTCTTAAAAGGGACGCCCATTCTTTTTATAGCGGCAGCCCTTTTATCCATGGCATTCGGAGGCTTTGCAGGACTGATTTAA
- the rsxE gene encoding electron transport complex subunit RsxE: MKNLNIFTNGIIKSNPLLVLMIGLCSALAVTTNVLNGLGMGLAMTFVIVMSELIISIFRKLIPQDIRIPVFIIVIASFTTIVDLLMQAYTPALSDAMGLFIKLIVVNCIIMGRVESFASKESPGKSVLDALGMGVGYTIVLVLISAIREILGSGALAGNVFIPEAYHIRFFANAPGGFFVFGIMISINLFAKMLLERPKKKIQSQPAPQAEPEAKKEEE, from the coding sequence ATGAAAAACTTAAACATTTTCACAAACGGGATTATAAAAAGCAACCCTCTTTTAGTACTGATGATAGGTCTTTGTTCGGCCCTTGCCGTTACAACCAACGTATTAAACGGCCTTGGAATGGGTCTTGCGATGACCTTTGTTATCGTTATGAGCGAGTTAATCATAAGTATTTTTAGAAAATTAATTCCTCAGGATATAAGAATTCCTGTTTTTATCATAGTAATAGCTTCTTTTACGACTATTGTAGACCTCTTGATGCAGGCCTATACCCCTGCCCTCTCGGATGCGATGGGGCTTTTTATTAAGCTGATCGTTGTAAACTGTATTATTATGGGAAGAGTAGAGTCCTTTGCTTCAAAAGAAAGCCCTGGAAAATCCGTTTTGGATGCTCTGGGAATGGGAGTCGGTTATACGATAGTGCTTGTGCTTATTTCGGCCATAAGAGAAATTTTAGGCTCGGGAGCCTTGGCAGGAAATGTTTTTATACCCGAAGCCTATCACATACGCTTTTTTGCAAATGCACCCGGCGGTTTTTTTGTATTCGGGATTATGATTTCGATAAACCTATTTGCAAAAATGCTTTTAGAAAGACCTAAAAAGAAGATTCAAAGCCAGCCTGCTCCGCAAGCCGAGCCGGAAGCTAAAAAAGAGGAGGAGTAA
- a CDS encoding FMN-binding protein, with product MKQMIKLALTLSAYAVIACLALAAVYSFTAPRIAEVKAEKTNRALKAVFPEAEDFKEISAEIPEGLNKTKFLNAYTAVNGGKTVGLTITAKGPTYASATILIAMDLNKTIRKIEFLELTDTPSLGSKAAEEPFAGQFNGKALDSAFEVNADINAIGGATITSRGVAAIVKDASVTAIEYMTKNNLEEGK from the coding sequence ATGAAACAGATGATAAAGTTAGCCCTTACCCTTTCAGCCTATGCGGTCATAGCATGTTTAGCCCTTGCCGCAGTTTACAGCTTTACAGCCCCGCGCATTGCTGAAGTAAAGGCAGAAAAAACAAACAGAGCATTAAAGGCCGTTTTTCCTGAAGCTGAAGACTTTAAAGAAATAAGTGCGGAAATCCCCGAAGGCTTAAACAAAACCAAGTTTTTAAATGCTTATACGGCAGTAAACGGCGGAAAAACCGTAGGTCTTACCATAACCGCTAAGGGTCCCACCTATGCAAGTGCAACCATATTGATAGCTATGGACCTAAACAAAACAATACGCAAGATAGAATTCTTAGAGCTTACCGATACGCCCAGCTTAGGAAGCAAGGCTGCGGAAGAACCCTTTGCGGGACAGTTTAACGGAAAGGCTCTTGATTCGGCCTTTGAAGTAAATGCCGATATAAACGCAATCGGAGGAGCTACGATAACCTCGAGAGGTGTTGCAGCCATCGTAAAAGATGCTTCCGTTACGGCAATAGAATATATGACCAAAAATAACTTGGAGGAGGGAAAATAA
- a CDS encoding RnfABCDGE type electron transport complex subunit D: MAESDKNEIFMSPAPHVVTPVKTQNLMLDVIIALLPLTAYGIYLFSIPALIRIVVSVLCCVGFESLFRLICNLDIRVKDLSAVITGLLIALVIPPNLPIWMLILGCLFAIVVGKEFFGGLGANVFNPALVGRAFMFVSFSGAMTSWIQPGNSFFDAMSTATPLKLINAKEGIALSASEIAKSLNLSSSTDLYTQLILGNHAGCIGETSILLILLGFAYLLFKKVIDWRTPVTMMVTAVAITAIGGINPILTLTSGGLAFGAVFMATDYVTSPVTPKGKLLFGAGCGLITGLIRLFSGMPEGVMYSILIMNAVVPFLNKLIPVKYGYVKPPKKNKEAAK; this comes from the coding sequence ATGGCAGAATCGGATAAAAACGAAATATTTATGTCTCCGGCACCCCATGTTGTAACACCGGTTAAGACTCAAAACTTAATGCTGGATGTGATCATAGCCCTGCTCCCCCTGACAGCCTATGGAATCTATCTTTTTTCGATACCTGCCTTGATTAGAATCGTAGTTTCGGTTCTTTGCTGTGTAGGTTTTGAAAGCCTATTTAGGCTTATATGTAATCTGGATATAAGAGTAAAAGACCTTTCAGCAGTGATTACAGGCCTTTTGATAGCCCTTGTAATTCCGCCGAATCTTCCGATATGGATGCTTATTTTAGGCTGTCTTTTTGCAATAGTTGTAGGCAAGGAATTTTTCGGGGGGCTTGGTGCAAACGTATTTAACCCTGCCTTGGTAGGAAGAGCCTTTATGTTTGTAAGCTTTTCGGGAGCAATGACAAGCTGGATACAGCCGGGGAATTCTTTTTTTGATGCAATGAGTACGGCAACGCCTCTAAAGCTCATAAACGCAAAAGAAGGAATCGCACTGAGTGCTTCGGAAATAGCAAAGAGTTTAAATTTAAGTTCGAGCACGGACCTTTATACTCAGCTTATTTTGGGAAACCACGCTGGCTGTATTGGAGAAACAAGCATACTCCTGATTCTTTTAGGTTTTGCATATCTTCTTTTTAAAAAGGTTATCGACTGGAGAACGCCCGTTACCATGATGGTAACAGCCGTTGCAATTACCGCAATCGGAGGTATCAATCCTATTTTAACCCTGACTTCGGGAGGTTTAGCCTTCGGAGCCGTCTTTATGGCAACCGATTATGTAACAAGCCCCGTAACGCCAAAAGGTAAACTTCTTTTCGGAGCAGGCTGCGGCCTTATAACCGGCCTTATCCGCCTATTTTCAGGTATGCCTGAAGGTGTTATGTACAGTATCCTTATAATGAATGCCGTAGTTCCGTTTTTAAACAAACTTATACCCGTAAAATACGGCTATGTAAAACCGCCCAAAAAGAACAAGGAGGCTGCAAAATGA
- the rsxC gene encoding electron transport complex subunit RsxC — MGIKSFKGGVHPPERKAVSPSDNVVKVLPSNKSVWIPVTQGGMPNTPLVSVGDLVARGQKIAETDKFMSAPVHSSVSGKVKKIEPHLVTGNTENLCFLIEIDEENREEFMPPLDPFTCTKEEALKRVRDAGITGMGGASFPTHVKLSPPTDAKIEYVIANGAECEPYLCTDAATIFSDSDSIVDGLAITMRIVGAKQGIIALEDNKKDLVPVLEKAISKIKANPIAAGAYDISVQLCKTKYPQGGEKTLTDAVVNREIPSGGLPFQIGCVIQNVGTLKAISEAFRLGKPLIDRALTIGGGACEKPLNVIAPIGTCVGDLIPSVVSLKPGVVKIVSGGPMMGFAMKNADFPIQKNTSGVLFLTKEEVSLEEESPCIGCGKCIDVCSCRLSPVLIVRALNAGNTKEAIRCGLLDCVECGTCAYTCPARIKLVQRFKVGKQIAREEKQKRDAKAAAKAAAAEKQAAEAQKQEPEAAKTEEGGK; from the coding sequence ATGGGTATAAAATCATTTAAAGGCGGAGTGCATCCGCCCGAGCGAAAGGCGGTCTCACCTAGCGACAACGTAGTTAAGGTATTACCGTCAAATAAATCAGTTTGGATTCCTGTTACGCAGGGAGGCATGCCTAACACACCTCTTGTAAGCGTAGGGGATTTGGTTGCCAGAGGGCAAAAGATAGCCGAAACCGATAAATTTATGTCGGCTCCCGTCCATTCCTCCGTTTCAGGAAAGGTAAAAAAGATAGAGCCTCATCTTGTAACCGGAAATACGGAAAATCTTTGTTTTTTAATCGAAATCGATGAAGAAAATAGGGAAGAATTTATGCCTCCCCTTGATCCTTTTACATGTACCAAGGAAGAAGCTCTTAAAAGAGTAAGGGATGCAGGCATTACAGGCATGGGAGGAGCATCATTTCCTACTCATGTAAAATTAAGCCCTCCCACTGATGCAAAAATCGAGTATGTAATTGCAAACGGCGCGGAATGTGAACCCTATCTTTGCACGGATGCTGCAACCATATTCAGCGATTCTGATAGCATTGTAGACGGACTTGCAATAACTATGCGTATAGTAGGTGCAAAACAAGGAATTATAGCCCTCGAAGACAATAAAAAAGATTTGGTTCCGGTTTTGGAAAAAGCCATTTCAAAAATCAAAGCAAATCCGATTGCCGCAGGTGCCTACGATATAAGCGTTCAGCTTTGTAAAACAAAATATCCGCAGGGCGGAGAAAAAACTCTTACGGATGCAGTCGTAAACAGGGAAATCCCTTCAGGAGGGCTTCCTTTTCAGATAGGCTGTGTTATTCAAAACGTAGGAACCTTAAAAGCTATTTCAGAAGCCTTCCGTTTGGGTAAACCGCTTATCGACAGAGCCTTAACCATAGGAGGCGGGGCCTGCGAAAAGCCCTTAAACGTAATAGCCCCTATAGGAACCTGCGTCGGCGACCTTATTCCAAGCGTAGTTTCCCTTAAACCGGGAGTTGTAAAAATAGTTTCGGGTGGCCCGATGATGGGCTTTGCCATGAAAAACGCCGACTTTCCTATTCAAAAAAACACCTCAGGCGTGCTTTTTTTAACAAAGGAAGAGGTTTCTTTAGAAGAAGAAAGCCCCTGTATAGGCTGCGGTAAGTGTATTGATGTATGCAGCTGCCGCCTTTCTCCCGTTTTAATCGTTAGAGCATTAAATGCAGGAAATACTAAAGAAGCAATCCGCTGCGGTCTTTTGGACTGCGTAGAATGCGGAACCTGTGCTTATACCTGCCCTGCCCGCATCAAACTTGTTCAAAGGTTTAAGGTCGGCAAGCAGATAGCAAGGGAAGAAAAGCAAAAAAGAGACGCCAAAGCTGCCGCAAAGGCCGCAGCCGCAGAAAAACAAGCAGCAGAAGCTCAAAAACAAGAGCCTGAGGCTGCAAAAACCGAAGAAGGAGGCAAATAA
- a CDS encoding pallilysin-related adhesin: MFKRIMYIISALIVLAVLSFLIYLKFIRSNTKGEEKIVTQTIIPIVSSQIDNKDKKNENYSANTETRIFLELFNDETFVDAISDDLNEDGVEDQIIAVKKLLDPFLYLIISIQNPITQKWERIEEIRTTITQPKSLTFYIMNLTQDPKSLIYSGMTSDNRQALSIHTIKKDKDGNIEFTQIADLHADMQIQIKEIETQDETPVSLSSYCIYTYDSDPSAPNTLNQIETEYTWNVKTQKYEEGLKKTIPGEKIEVQLLRKLQSGNMESFIDFLSGLWFQEDGNEETGRSVYFDKNDSHIIFNLDNVEEIYEIKTTLPRRYGLFFTTNNKSIPNIVRRVEIEIKGLDEIQVRVIEDVLRIKFGTASLWNGKYKKNTNLLLNNTNEKENNAEKAKSILSKSSNQWKSANNTFLDLLGNSYTLQQSEDIEKGYFNILEINEKIIMQMKSEKDTTKFYLLEISEKKNVQRMVLTKIKLSINDVTPTGDEPIIFEREN, encoded by the coding sequence ATGTTCAAACGCATAATGTATATTATTTCGGCTCTTATTGTTTTGGCTGTATTAAGCTTTTTAATTTATTTAAAGTTTATACGGTCAAATACAAAAGGTGAAGAAAAAATTGTTACGCAAACAATAATCCCCATAGTTTCTTCACAAATAGACAACAAAGATAAAAAAAACGAAAATTATTCAGCGAATACTGAAACAAGAATATTTTTGGAGTTATTCAATGATGAAACCTTTGTTGATGCTATTTCGGATGATTTAAATGAAGACGGTGTAGAAGACCAAATTATTGCCGTAAAAAAACTATTGGATCCTTTTTTATACCTGATTATTTCAATTCAAAACCCTATAACGCAAAAATGGGAAAGGATTGAAGAAATAAGAACAACAATCACACAGCCTAAGTCTCTTACATTCTACATTATGAATTTGACGCAAGATCCTAAATCCCTTATTTATTCCGGAATGACATCGGATAATAGGCAGGCCTTATCCATACACACTATCAAAAAGGACAAAGACGGAAATATTGAGTTTACCCAAATAGCCGACCTACATGCGGATATGCAGATTCAAATCAAAGAAATTGAAACTCAAGACGAAACCCCTGTTAGTCTATCTTCATATTGTATATACACTTACGACTCCGATCCTTCGGCTCCCAACACTCTAAACCAAATTGAAACTGAATATACGTGGAACGTCAAAACACAAAAATATGAAGAAGGTTTAAAAAAGACAATTCCGGGTGAAAAAATAGAGGTTCAGCTTTTAAGAAAGCTTCAAAGCGGAAATATGGAATCCTTTATAGACTTTTTATCCGGATTATGGTTTCAAGAAGATGGAAATGAAGAAACAGGCAGGAGTGTTTATTTTGACAAAAACGACAGTCATATTATTTTTAATTTAGACAATGTTGAAGAAATATATGAAATAAAAACAACCTTACCTCGAAGGTACGGTTTATTTTTTACAACAAACAATAAGTCGATTCCGAATATTGTAAGAAGAGTCGAAATTGAAATTAAGGGACTTGATGAAATACAAGTGCGAGTAATTGAAGACGTTTTAAGAATTAAATTCGGAACAGCCTCTCTTTGGAATGGAAAGTATAAGAAAAACACAAATTTACTTTTAAATAACACCAATGAAAAAGAAAATAATGCGGAAAAAGCAAAAAGCATTTTATCAAAATCGTCAAATCAATGGAAATCGGCAAATAATACTTTTTTAGATCTTTTAGGAAATTCTTATACTCTTCAACAATCTGAAGATATTGAAAAAGGTTATTTTAACATCTTAGAAATAAACGAAAAAATCATAATGCAGATGAAATCGGAAAAAGATACAACTAAATTTTATCTGCTTGAAATAAGCGAAAAGAAAAATGTGCAGCGGATGGTTTTAACAAAAATTAAGTTGAGTATAAACGATGTGACACCTACAGGTGATGAACCCATTATCTTTGAAAGAGAAAATTAA
- a CDS encoding vWA domain-containing protein, producing the protein MKIKKLIFIFLLLAGVLFNLNAGERTMPVDMIIMIDKSLSMQDPGKFESLKRWILDELIDQIIITGDWISIYQFYESPEHLISIEIKSKEDTDKIIKTVNKISPNGRFTDVGRALDKIQEAVNQRGENGRYKVLFMLTDLEQDAPMTSKYSGKQKKFSSPYLVESRIIKHDNWYEITVDMGLDERVVKTSKALFSDIIKNNDKERVQSDENTALIKKDNP; encoded by the coding sequence ATGAAAATTAAAAAACTTATTTTTATATTTTTACTGTTAGCGGGAGTTTTATTTAATTTAAATGCAGGCGAAAGAACAATGCCTGTTGACATGATTATTATGATTGACAAGTCATTATCCATGCAGGATCCGGGAAAATTTGAGAGTCTAAAACGATGGATTCTTGACGAACTGATAGACCAAATTATCATCACCGGTGATTGGATAAGCATTTATCAGTTTTATGAAAGTCCCGAACATTTGATTTCAATTGAAATAAAGAGCAAAGAAGACACCGACAAGATAATTAAAACGGTAAATAAAATAAGCCCGAACGGAAGGTTTACCGATGTAGGAAGGGCTCTCGATAAAATACAGGAAGCCGTAAACCAAAGAGGCGAAAACGGAAGGTATAAGGTTCTTTTTATGTTGACGGATCTGGAACAAGATGCTCCTATGACATCCAAATACAGCGGGAAACAAAAAAAGTTTTCAAGTCCTTATTTAGTTGAATCAAGAATTATAAAACACGATAATTGGTATGAAATTACGGTTGATATGGGACTTGATGAGAGGGTTGTAAAAACAAGCAAGGCTCTTTTTTCCGATATAATAAAAAATAACGATAAAGAAAGGGTTCAATCCGACGAAAACACAGCCTTAATCAAAAAAGATAATCCGTAA
- the cfpA gene encoding cytoplasmic filament protein CfpA — MANLDLPQSPNVFHPEKPSAVGSRNSLAQDYRDQQKEVNQLIEEETNKVLHHLTTKLPKEVLERLDVMGGVKEKLYNYFNQNYQNMFNRYMVTAEDEMLKKVRGFIDREEMKVLDRYTPKEIANLLDAVGGADKFNTGEIEKSIVNMYGHLQGHVQRGVNDLETLTNSLLRQKTDVGAFVRGENAYSIVKCAFKDNLYKPKTVTDVKLSVNILDTELISPIFQYQSTVEYLIKDLLSNHYMDVIDKEIEKIKDKRIDQGLDELSDGEIVFAKIDKVKDITDDDVENPKSKRYDVVSKQLMERINNLRAEIDPETFDQLNIRENIKKIIDLENIRNRGFNTAINSITSILDTSKMGYQYIENLKNARELILREYDDTDIANLPDERYQIRLKYYDNAQLISERQAYEVMMSSFETEIQHLWDVVRATYDKSKFMTKITDFDDLAANYKKFIKRKYKEPSGEPVYEDTAHVWDEISFVKPPETEVEKMNRTYVYEKDKLRKKLIIMRKRMKDLYDYQYPIERRVIEDRLSFLEAEFNKFDYLINPFHIQPGLLLDLDITSIKRKKATLDGMANVLNEFLHGVSKGFADAAFASFSRRRSTVRADIAQSFAAAEDDDPKAAGAAGRSQFIDMLNSTPAIEAPAAEAVSSPAKRRGPKRGAAKAKKTGSVDAGRGRRKAKSGIKEI; from the coding sequence ATGGCAAATTTAGATCTACCACAGAGCCCGAATGTATTCCATCCCGAGAAGCCCAGTGCTGTCGGTTCTAGGAACTCATTGGCTCAAGACTATCGAGATCAGCAGAAAGAAGTTAATCAGCTGATTGAAGAAGAAACAAATAAAGTGTTACACCACTTGACCACAAAGCTTCCCAAAGAAGTCCTTGAAAGATTGGACGTAATGGGCGGTGTCAAGGAAAAGTTGTATAACTACTTTAACCAGAACTACCAGAACATGTTCAACCGATACATGGTAACGGCTGAAGATGAAATGCTCAAAAAGGTTCGAGGATTTATCGATCGGGAAGAAATGAAGGTTTTAGACCGCTATACTCCGAAAGAAATCGCAAACCTTCTTGATGCAGTCGGCGGTGCTGACAAGTTTAACACAGGCGAAATCGAAAAATCGATTGTAAATATGTACGGACACTTACAGGGCCACGTACAGCGCGGTGTTAATGATTTGGAAACCTTGACAAACTCATTGTTAAGGCAGAAGACGGACGTAGGTGCTTTCGTTCGAGGTGAAAACGCATACTCAATCGTAAAGTGTGCATTTAAAGACAACCTCTACAAACCGAAGACTGTAACCGATGTTAAGCTTTCCGTAAACATTCTTGATACGGAACTTATCAGCCCGATCTTCCAGTATCAATCAACAGTCGAATATCTTATCAAAGACCTCTTGTCAAATCACTACATGGATGTAATTGACAAGGAAATTGAGAAGATAAAGGACAAGAGAATTGATCAGGGATTGGATGAATTGTCTGACGGCGAAATCGTTTTTGCAAAAATCGATAAGGTAAAAGATATCACTGATGATGATGTTGAGAATCCCAAGAGCAAGAGGTACGATGTAGTATCCAAGCAGCTTATGGAAAGAATCAACAACTTGCGAGCTGAAATCGATCCTGAGACCTTTGATCAGCTTAACATCAGAGAAAACATTAAAAAGATCATTGACCTTGAAAACATAAGAAACCGCGGATTTAACACGGCTATCAACTCGATTACCTCAATCCTTGATACTTCAAAGATGGGATATCAGTACATCGAAAACTTAAAGAATGCCCGTGAGCTTATCTTGCGCGAGTATGATGACACGGATATCGCTAATCTTCCTGATGAAAGGTATCAAATCCGCCTCAAGTACTATGACAATGCTCAGTTAATTTCGGAAAGACAGGCTTATGAAGTAATGATGAGCTCTTTCGAAACTGAAATTCAGCACTTGTGGGATGTAGTACGCGCTACATACGACAAATCCAAGTTTATGACAAAGATCACAGACTTTGACGATTTGGCTGCAAATTACAAGAAATTCATCAAACGAAAGTACAAAGAGCCCTCAGGTGAACCCGTATACGAAGATACGGCTCATGTTTGGGATGAGATCTCCTTTGTTAAGCCTCCCGAAACCGAAGTTGAAAAAATGAACAGAACCTATGTCTACGAAAAAGATAAGCTCCGCAAGAAGCTTATTATTATGCGCAAGAGAATGAAGGATTTATATGATTATCAATATCCTATCGAAAGACGCGTTATCGAAGACAGACTTTCATTCTTGGAAGCCGAATTCAACAAATTCGATTATTTGATCAACCCATTCCACATTCAGCCCGGTCTTTTGCTTGATCTTGATATTACATCAATTAAGAGAAAGAAGGCTACATTGGACGGAATGGCTAACGTGCTCAACGAATTCTTGCACGGTGTATCAAAAGGCTTTGCCGACGCAGCATTTGCTTCGTTCAGCCGCCGACGATCCACAGTTCGTGCCGATATTGCACAGAGCTTTGCTGCCGCCGAAGATGATGATCCCAAAGCTGCCGGAGCTGCAGGCCGCTCTCAGTTTATCGATATGCTGAACAGCACTCCTGCCATTGAAGCTCCTGCAGCCGAGGCTGTAAGCTCTCCGGCTAAACGCAGAGGACCCAAAAGGGGGGCCGCTAAGGCAAAAAAGACCGGCTCTGTTGATGCAGGACGAGGCCGACGAAAGGCTAAGTCAGGAATTAAAGAAATCTAA